The Sphingomonas sp. LY54 genome includes a region encoding these proteins:
- a CDS encoding FKBP-type peptidyl-prolyl cis-trans isomerase, which yields MGGQKGMLALVGGAILVSAVAAASQAPVERDAEWHNGQAVYLIGLKATDGWSNTASGLRYRRVKGDGTGAKPSPGDTVTIHYAGRLIDGTEFDSSIARGEPATFPLPRLIKGWQEGVPLMGVGDTYEFAIPYTLAYGAKGKGPIPGGATLVFTIELIGIGGGG from the coding sequence ATGGGGGGACAGAAGGGGATGCTGGCTCTGGTCGGCGGTGCCATCCTGGTTTCGGCGGTGGCGGCGGCGAGCCAGGCGCCGGTCGAGCGCGACGCAGAATGGCATAACGGCCAAGCCGTCTATCTGATCGGACTCAAGGCGACGGACGGCTGGTCCAACACTGCCAGCGGGCTGCGCTATCGCCGCGTCAAGGGGGACGGCACGGGCGCAAAGCCGAGCCCGGGCGACACGGTCACGATCCATTATGCCGGCCGGCTGATCGACGGCACCGAGTTCGACAGCTCGATCGCGCGCGGCGAGCCGGCCACCTTTCCGCTGCCGCGGCTGATCAAGGGCTGGCAGGAAGGCGTGCCTTTGATGGGCGTCGGTGACACCTACGAATTCGCCATTCCCTACACGCTGGCTTACGGCGCGAAGGGAAAGGGGCCGATCCCGGGCGGCGCGACCTTGGTCTTCACGATCGAGCTGATCGGCATCGGCGGGGGCGGCTGA
- a CDS encoding DsrE family protein, which yields MRGLTIVVAGADPARLHAALSLAAAQAALDRPARIFLQADAVRLLKTPIEAPDDARYSAAGLPKLGDLLSEAAALGVEIVACQSGLALAGMRADALPEGIATGGLMELLADHRDDQLLMA from the coding sequence ATGCGCGGCCTGACGATCGTCGTCGCCGGCGCCGATCCGGCGCGGCTGCACGCGGCCTTATCGCTGGCGGCGGCGCAGGCGGCGCTCGACCGCCCGGCCCGGATATTCCTCCAGGCCGACGCCGTGCGGCTTCTCAAGACGCCCATCGAAGCGCCCGACGACGCCCGCTACAGCGCGGCCGGCTTGCCGAAGCTCGGCGACCTGCTCAGTGAAGCCGCGGCTCTGGGCGTCGAAATCGTCGCCTGCCAGAGCGGCCTGGCGCTCGCCGGGATGCGCGCCGACGCCCTTCCTGAGGGCATTGCGACCGGCGGGCTGATGGAGCTGCTCGCCGACCATCGCGACGACCAGCTCCTGATGGCCTGA
- a CDS encoding HesA/MoeB/ThiF family protein encodes MSLTDSQLERYARHIVLREIGGEGQRKLLDAHVAVIGAGAIGSPVIQYLAAAGVGRLTIVDDDVVSLSNLQRQTLFRTADEGAYKVDRARAVVEALNPDVGLRVIHARFGVDDEVKIVADADVVVDGTDNFATRLLVADTCQHMQVPLVSASVAQFDGQLAVYRGWEPDKPCYRCLVGNDPDREEQSCSELGVLGAMAGVMGSLAAMEAIRVITGFGEDSAGKLLRVDALTLRLRTVALPKDPGCPACAA; translated from the coding sequence ATGAGCCTGACCGACAGCCAGCTCGAGCGCTACGCCCGCCATATCGTCCTCCGCGAGATCGGCGGCGAGGGCCAGCGCAAGCTGCTCGACGCCCATGTCGCGGTGATCGGCGCGGGCGCGATCGGCAGCCCGGTCATCCAGTATCTCGCCGCCGCCGGCGTCGGCCGCCTGACGATCGTCGACGACGATGTCGTTTCCCTGTCCAACCTCCAGCGCCAAACCCTGTTCAGGACCGCCGACGAGGGCGCCTACAAGGTCGATCGCGCCCGCGCGGTCGTCGAGGCGCTCAATCCCGATGTCGGCCTGCGCGTGATCCACGCCCGCTTCGGCGTGGACGACGAGGTGAAGATCGTGGCGGACGCCGACGTCGTCGTCGACGGCACCGACAATTTCGCGACGCGGCTGCTGGTCGCCGATACCTGCCAGCACATGCAGGTGCCGCTCGTTTCGGCCTCGGTCGCGCAGTTCGACGGGCAGCTCGCCGTCTATCGCGGCTGGGAGCCCGACAAGCCCTGCTATCGCTGCCTGGTCGGCAACGACCCGGACCGCGAGGAGCAGAGCTGCTCGGAACTCGGCGTGCTCGGCGCCATGGCCGGCGTGATGGGCAGCCTCGCCGCGATGGAGGCGATCCGGGTCATCACCGGCTTCGGCGAGGACAGCGCCGGCAAGCTGCTGCGCGTCGATGCGCTGACGCTGCGCTTGCGCACCGTCGCGCTCCCCAAGGATCCGGGCTGTCCGGCATGCGCGGCCTGA
- the dut gene encoding dUTP diphosphatase, with protein MPSIRIELKRLPHGEGLPLPSYATEHAAGLDVVAAEELTLAPGARHAVTTGFAIAIPHGYEVQVRPRSGLALKHGITCLNTPGTIDSDYRGEVKIILANLSDAPFEIVRGERIAQLVPAPVQHAHFAEVGELDETARGVGGFGSTGR; from the coding sequence ATGCCCTCGATACGCATTGAACTGAAGCGCCTGCCCCATGGCGAGGGCCTTCCCCTCCCCTCCTATGCCACCGAACATGCCGCCGGCCTCGACGTCGTCGCCGCCGAGGAACTGACCCTAGCGCCGGGTGCGCGGCACGCCGTCACCACCGGCTTCGCCATCGCCATTCCCCACGGCTATGAAGTGCAGGTCCGCCCCCGCTCGGGCCTGGCGCTGAAACACGGCATCACCTGCCTCAACACGCCCGGGACGATCGATTCGGACTATCGCGGCGAAGTGAAGATCATTCTCGCCAATCTCAGCGATGCGCCGTTCGAGATCGTCCGCGGCGAGCGCATCGCCCAGCTCGTCCCGGCGCCCGTCCAACACGCGCATTTCGCCGAGGTCGGGGAGCTCGATGAGACCGCGCGCGGCGTCGGCGGGTTCGGCTCGACCGGGAGGTAG
- a CDS encoding bifunctional phosphopantothenoylcysteine decarboxylase/phosphopantothenate synthase — translation MQGKSILLIIGGGIAAYKSAELIRLIRKAGGAVTCVLTKSGAQFVTEMTLGALSENKVYTNLFDLKDEVEMGHIQLSRQADLVVVCPATADLLAKMAAGIADDLATTLLLATDKAVLAAPAMNVRMWQHAATQRNVAQLRRDGVTVLEPDEGEMACGEYGPGRLPEPEAILKAIAAILPGTGRGTVRSTVEGSAPGSEQPLHQPSAGPPPRSGEDLRLAGRHVIVTAGPTQEPIDPVRVIANRSSGKQGFALAGALADLGARVTLVAGPVALPTPAGVDRVDVETARAMQQAVNGALPADAAVLVAAVADWRVEAAPIKLKKADGPPALVWSANPDILATLAASPNRPGLLVGFAAETGNVVAEAQAKRARKGCDWIVANDVSGDVMGGDANQVHLITADGVESWDRASKQDVARRLADRISNALDTH, via the coding sequence ATGCAGGGCAAGAGCATCCTTCTCATCATCGGCGGCGGGATCGCGGCGTATAAGAGCGCCGAGCTGATCCGCCTGATCCGCAAGGCCGGCGGCGCGGTGACCTGCGTCCTGACCAAGAGCGGGGCGCAGTTCGTCACCGAGATGACTTTGGGCGCGCTCTCCGAGAACAAAGTCTATACGAACCTGTTCGACCTCAAGGACGAGGTCGAGATGGGGCATATCCAGCTCTCGCGGCAGGCCGACCTCGTCGTGGTCTGCCCCGCGACCGCGGATCTGCTCGCCAAGATGGCGGCCGGCATCGCCGACGACCTCGCCACCACCCTTTTGCTCGCCACCGACAAGGCCGTGCTGGCCGCGCCGGCCATGAACGTGCGGATGTGGCAGCATGCGGCGACGCAGCGCAATGTCGCCCAACTCCGCCGCGACGGCGTCACCGTGCTGGAACCCGACGAAGGCGAGATGGCGTGCGGCGAATACGGCCCAGGCCGCCTGCCGGAGCCCGAAGCGATCCTGAAGGCGATTGCGGCAATCCTCCCCGGTACGGGGAGGGGGACCGTGCGCAGCACGGTGGAGGGGTCGGCACCGGGCTCCGAGCAACCCCTCCACCAGCCTTCGGCTGGTCCCCCTCCCCGTTCCGGGGAGGATTTGAGGCTGGCCGGCCGTCACGTCATCGTCACCGCCGGGCCGACGCAGGAGCCGATCGATCCGGTGCGCGTGATCGCCAACCGCTCGTCGGGCAAACAGGGCTTCGCTCTCGCCGGCGCGCTGGCCGACCTCGGCGCGCGCGTCACCCTGGTGGCCGGGCCGGTGGCCCTGCCCACCCCCGCCGGCGTCGACCGCGTCGATGTCGAGACCGCGCGCGCGATGCAGCAAGCGGTCAATGGCGCCCTTCCCGCCGACGCCGCGGTGCTCGTAGCAGCCGTAGCCGACTGGCGCGTCGAAGCGGCGCCGATCAAGCTCAAGAAGGCCGACGGGCCGCCCGCGCTCGTCTGGTCGGCCAATCCCGACATCCTCGCTACCCTCGCCGCCAGCCCCAATCGCCCGGGCCTGCTGGTCGGCTTCGCCGCCGAAACCGGCAATGTCGTCGCCGAAGCCCAGGCCAAGCGCGCGCGCAAAGGCTGCGACTGGATCGTCGCCAACGATGTCTCCGGCGACGTCATGGGCGGCGACGCCAACCAGGTCCACCTCATCACCGCCGACGGCGTCGAAAGCTGGGACCGCGCGTCCAAGCAGGACGTTGCCCGCCGGCTCGCCGACAGGATATCAAATGCCCTCGATACGCATTGA
- the ubiB gene encoding 2-polyprenylphenol 6-hydroxylase, translating to MTSAATHVWRLLKWGRVLARHGALRGIERDPNTPPPVRRLARLARFGARVPRVPTYAAAFQDIGPAAIKLGQALATRPDLVGEEAAHDLLMLQDSLPPAPFEQIRAAIEEGLEKPIDQVYSHIDPEPVGAASIAQVHRAVTTDGRLVAIKVLRPGIEEDFAKALDTYEWAAAQVEAMGGEAARLRPRLVVATFRQWTMRELDLRREAAAASELQEGMLAETGFLVPAIDWTRTSRRVMTLEWIDGIKLTDRDALVAAGQDLPALAATLVRAFLRQAVVDGFFHADLHQGNLFALPDGRLAAIDFGIMGRIDHQARVWLAEILYGLMTGNYRRVAEIHFEAQYVPAHHNIEEFATALRAVGEPIRGLPVKDISVAQMLDSLFRITREFDMQTQPHLLLLQKTMVTVEGVATALDPNINMWETGEPFLREWVRGELGPETVIADRLIRDFRTLRKIPELIRRIDHYYPPPGAAPPSAPLPDVVVIAPRHYGRYLLTAVLSAAAGAAAALLLV from the coding sequence TTGACCTCCGCCGCAACCCACGTCTGGCGGCTCCTGAAATGGGGTCGGGTGCTGGCACGGCACGGCGCGCTGCGCGGCATCGAGCGCGACCCCAATACCCCGCCGCCCGTCCGCCGGCTCGCGCGCCTCGCCCGCTTCGGCGCTCGCGTGCCGCGCGTCCCGACCTATGCCGCAGCCTTTCAGGATATCGGCCCGGCTGCGATCAAGCTCGGCCAGGCGCTGGCCACCCGGCCCGATCTGGTCGGCGAGGAAGCGGCGCACGACCTGCTGATGCTCCAGGACAGCCTCCCGCCCGCGCCGTTCGAGCAGATCCGCGCGGCGATCGAGGAAGGGCTCGAGAAGCCGATCGACCAGGTCTACTCGCATATCGACCCCGAGCCGGTCGGCGCCGCCTCGATCGCCCAGGTCCACCGCGCGGTCACCACCGACGGCCGCCTGGTCGCGATCAAGGTGCTGCGCCCGGGGATCGAGGAGGATTTCGCGAAGGCGCTCGACACCTATGAATGGGCCGCGGCCCAGGTCGAGGCGATGGGCGGGGAAGCCGCACGTCTCAGGCCGCGGCTGGTGGTCGCCACCTTCCGGCAATGGACGATGCGCGAGCTCGACCTGCGCCGCGAGGCCGCCGCGGCCTCGGAGCTCCAGGAAGGGATGCTGGCCGAGACCGGATTCCTCGTCCCCGCGATAGACTGGACCCGCACCTCGCGCCGCGTGATGACGCTCGAATGGATCGACGGCATCAAGCTGACCGACCGCGACGCCCTGGTCGCCGCCGGCCAAGACCTCCCCGCCCTCGCCGCCACGCTCGTGCGGGCCTTCCTGCGCCAGGCCGTGGTCGACGGTTTCTTCCACGCCGATCTCCACCAGGGCAATCTCTTCGCTTTGCCGGACGGGCGGCTGGCGGCGATCGATTTCGGAATCATGGGCCGGATCGACCATCAGGCCCGGGTCTGGCTGGCCGAGATTCTCTACGGCCTGATGACCGGCAATTACCGCCGTGTCGCCGAAATCCATTTCGAGGCGCAATATGTGCCGGCGCACCACAATATCGAAGAGTTCGCGACCGCGCTGCGCGCCGTCGGCGAGCCGATCCGCGGGCTGCCGGTCAAGGACATTTCGGTCGCGCAGATGCTCGACAGCCTGTTCCGGATCACCCGCGAGTTCGACATGCAGACACAGCCGCATCTGCTGCTGCTGCAGAAGACGATGGTGACGGTCGAGGGAGTCGCCACCGCGCTCGATCCCAACATCAACATGTGGGAGACCGGCGAGCCGTTCCTGCGCGAATGGGTGCGCGGCGAGCTTGGGCCCGAGACAGTGATCGCCGACCGCCTGATCCGCGACTTCCGCACGCTCCGGAAAATCCCCGAGCTCATCCGACGGATCGACCATTACTATCCGCCGCCCGGCGCCGCGCCGCCCTCGGCGCCGTTGCCCGACGTGGTCGTGATCGCGCCGCGCCATTACGGCCGCTATCTGCTCACGGCCGTGCTCTCGGCGGCGGCTGGCGCCGCAGCGGCGTTGCTCCTAGTCTGA